The genomic stretch CAGAAACGAAAGGGATTCTATAAGGAATTCCATAAAAGTAAATAACTTTTTCGGTAACAATCGGATTGTGCGATGTAATTTTTGTAACGGGAATATTTATTGCACTACCAAAAAGAGACATGAGAAATACAAGGGTTCCAGTTACAGGGCTAAAGCCAAGTCTTGCAAAGGCATCGACTACACCTCCTGCAAAAATAAGAAAGAAAAGTGGATAAAGAAGAAGGAAAAGTGCAAACAAGATAATTAAAATGGTAAATTCAAACGGAAAATAAATATAATTTTTATTATTCATTTTTCACCTCTCTCCTTGTATATTATAACAAATTTCATTTTTTAGTATAATTTGATTATGGATACGCTTTTACTTTTTTTAGATTATTATCGAATTCTTGGCGGAATTTTGTTTTTTATTCTCGGTTCGGTTGTTGGCTCTTTCCTTAATGTGGTTATTTATAGATTGCCTCGTCACGAGTCTCTTATCTTTCCGCAGTCACATTGTCCAAAGTGCGGCCATAAACTATCAAGTTCTGACTTAATTCCGATAGTTAGTTATATTTTCTTAAAAGGTAAATGCAGGTACTGTGGGGCAAAAATTTCTCCTATTTATCCTACTATTGAAGGCCTTACTGGTATCCTTTTTGCTTTAATATACTTGAAATTTGGCTTTTCGCTTCTTACCTTTAAATACATTATCTTTATTTCTTTTCTAATTGTTGTTGCATTTATAGATCTATTTGAAGGAGTGGTTTTTGATTCTGTTGTTATCCCCGGGGCTTTGGTTGGTTTCTTGTTTGGGGCTCTTCACAATTTAAAGGATACTATTTTTGGTGTTATTTTTTATGCTGTTCTGTTTTTTCTTATAATTATAATTTCTAAAATCTTTTATAAAGAGGGTGGTATGGGAGAAGGTGATTTAACGGCGGGTATTATGATTGGGGCATTTCTCGGTTTAAGATTAGGGATTGTTGCCTTCCTCCTCTCTTTTTTTATAGGTGCAATTGTTGGGATTTTAATTATGCTTGTAAGTAAAAAGGGTGGGAAAACACAAATTCCTTTTGTCCCTTATATGGCTATTGCCTCTATCCTTGCAATATTTTTTGGAAATTATATTATTGCATTTTATTTAAATTTGTTTTAGAATGTTTTTGAGGAGGTTCTTATGGGTATTTTTGCAAGAAGTAAAACGCCAATTATTGGAGTAGATTTAGGGTCGGGTTATGTAAAGATGGCGCAGTTTGAAAGAAAAGGAAACGATCTCAAACTTGTTAATTTTGGCGTGGTTGATACGCCTGAAGGTGCTATAGTTGAGGGAAAAATTGAAAAATTTGACGAGATGAGGGAAATTCTGCAGCAACTTATGAGTATATACTCGT from Caldisericum sp. encodes the following:
- a CDS encoding prepilin peptidase, with protein sequence MDTLLLFLDYYRILGGILFFILGSVVGSFLNVVIYRLPRHESLIFPQSHCPKCGHKLSSSDLIPIVSYIFLKGKCRYCGAKISPIYPTIEGLTGILFALIYLKFGFSLLTFKYIIFISFLIVVAFIDLFEGVVFDSVVIPGALVGFLFGALHNLKDTIFGVIFYAVLFFLIIIISKIFYKEGGMGEGDLTAGIMIGAFLGLRLGIVAFLLSFFIGAIVGILIMLVSKKGGKTQIPFVPYMAIASILAIFFGNYIIAFYLNLF